A region from the Hydra vulgaris chromosome 08, alternate assembly HydraT2T_AEP genome encodes:
- the LOC136083267 gene encoding EPM2A-interacting protein 1-like, producing the protein MKGLKTLKNIMKHIMKLAFQSHLVEISTAPEYLQMELIELSEDSLFNNKKDPLEILKTAVEYPKLRQIARRLLSCFGTTYCCESTFSRMTFIKSCLRSHLTDEHLEDQLKLKTTKIEPNIQVLVQKKQNQKSH; encoded by the coding sequence ATGAAAGGTTTAAAGACTTTGAAGAACATAATGAAACACATAATGAAACTAGCTTTTCAGTCTCATCTTGTTGAAATTTCAACAGCTCCAGAATATTTACAGATGGAATTGATAGAGCTTTCTGAGGACTCTCTCTTTAACAACAAGAAGGATCCATTGGAAATTTTGAAAACTGCAGTTGAGTATCCAAAACTCCGTCAAATTGCCAGGCGTCTTCTGAGCTGCTTTGGTACAACCTACTGCTGTGAATCTACGTTTTCACGCATGACATTTATTAAGTCTTGTTTAAGGTCACATTTGACCGATGAGCATCTGGAAGACCAACTGAAGCTTAAAACTACGAAGATAGAGCCAAATATTCAAGTTCTGGTTCAAAAGAAACAGAATCAGAAAAGTCATTGA
- the LOC136083268 gene encoding general transcription factor II-I repeat domain-containing protein 2-like: MLKGKTRGCDIFAVFKEKICQTQLQLKNLISICSDGAPSIGGNEGFIAFLKKELLDPDFLITFQCILHQQSLCAKAATLDDTLKKVIGIVNYIRANSSRHRQFRNLLQSDEETYSVDLPYDSKVRWLSQGLVLKTLLELRKQIEEFFTSQKEICELSNPEFCRDAAFLCDLMAKHNKLNSSLQGKAKSIYEM, encoded by the coding sequence ATGCTAAAAGGAAAAACACGAGGCTGTGATATATTTGctgttttcaaagaaaaaatttgtcagACTCAACTTCAGTTAAAAAATCTGATCAGCATTTGTTCTGATGGAGCTCCTTCTATTGGAGGAAATGAAGGGTTCATTGCTTTCcttaaaaaagaattgcttGATCCAGATTTTCTGATTACATTTCAATGTATTCTCCATCAGCAAAGTCTTTGTGCAAAAGCTGCTACTTTGGATgacacattaaaaaaagttatagggattgtaaattatatacGGGCAAATTCTTCACGCCATCGACAGTTTCGAAACCTTCTGCAATCTGATGAAGAAACATATTCTGTGGATCTTCCTTACGATTCCAAAGTTCGTTGGCTGTCACAAGGGTTAGTACTGAAAACATTGCTTGAGCTTCGAAAACAAATTGAGGAATTTTTTACAAGTCAAAAGGAGATTTGTGAGCTTTCTAATCCAGAATTTTGTAGAGATGCTGCATTCCTCTGCGATCTGATGGCAAAACATAACAAGCTGAATAGTTCATTGCAAGGTAAAGCTAAGTCAATCTATGAAATGTAG